One window of the Desulfomonilia bacterium genome contains the following:
- a CDS encoding ferritin family protein, which produces MAQVTDIKQTEMNERREYPRRKISIPMRYRSKTNGDQMGQVRDISPGGMLFESEIEHRIGERIQADLDLEVYGKVVWVRGNVVHVSDKGTGIRFTNYDRAGIDEIMDISEAKSDQIKHMTAQNLVNAFAGESQTYVRYLYFSTQAVKEKYHNAARLFRAVAHAEYVHAMNYYRELSRLKGGVVSSCMPVFGPGNTRKNLQCAIMDKTCQIDDMYPVYIQVAKFQEEKGALRRFEYSYNTGKEHKRLLEKALRAIERERDVELGHVVVCNICGFTIEGEAPDKCPLCNGAKERYSVFNKSRQ; this is translated from the coding sequence ATGGCTCAGGTAACGGATATCAAGCAGACAGAAATGAATGAACGCCGGGAATATCCAAGAAGAAAGATCTCCATTCCCATGAGATACAGGAGTAAAACCAACGGTGATCAAATGGGGCAGGTTCGTGACATAAGCCCCGGCGGCATGTTGTTTGAATCGGAAATAGAACACAGAATAGGTGAAAGAATCCAGGCAGACCTGGATCTTGAGGTTTACGGCAAGGTGGTATGGGTGCGTGGAAATGTCGTTCATGTTTCGGATAAGGGCACAGGAATCAGGTTTACCAATTATGACAGGGCGGGGATTGATGAGATCATGGACATATCGGAAGCAAAGTCAGATCAAATCAAGCATATGACCGCGCAGAATCTTGTTAATGCCTTTGCAGGCGAATCTCAGACGTATGTCCGCTATCTTTACTTCTCTACACAAGCTGTTAAGGAAAAATATCATAACGCCGCCAGACTATTCCGGGCCGTCGCTCATGCCGAATACGTCCATGCCATGAATTATTACAGGGAACTCAGCCGTCTTAAGGGCGGAGTTGTTTCCAGTTGTATGCCTGTCTTTGGTCCAGGTAACACTAGGAAGAATCTGCAATGTGCTATCATGGATAAGACCTGTCAGATAGACGATATGTATCCTGTCTATATTCAGGTTGCTAAATTTCAGGAGGAAAAAGGGGCACTGCGCAGGTTTGAGTATTCGTATAACACAGGGAAAGAGCATAAAAGACTCCTTGAAAAGGCGCTGAGGGCGATTGAAAGAGAAAGAGATGTCGAACTCGGGCATGTTGTAGTCTGTAATATCTGCGGTTTTACAATAGAAGGGGAAGCCCCTGACAAGTGTCCCCTGTGCAATGGGGCAAAAGAGAGGTATTCTGTTTTCAATAAATCCCGTCAGTAA
- a CDS encoding thioredoxin domain-containing protein: MNRLSNEKSPYLLQHAQNPVDWYPWGEEAFAKARNEDKPLFLSIGYSTCHWCHVMAHESFEDEETAKRMNEVFINIKVDREERPDIDGIYMSVCQGLTGSGGWPLTIIMTPDKKPFFAGTYFPRKTAHGILGMNDLIDKIEDLWKNERDGIIESAENITNWLGQKRYTSSGKNPGTDTLKKAFKELDSRYDSKNGGFSPAPKFPTPHQLTFLLRYYRRFKDTYALDMVEKTLNAMFHGGIHDHVGSGFHRYSTDAKWFVPHFEKMLYDQALIAFAATETFLATGKTIFADIANDALTYVIRDLHSDTGAFFSAEDADSEGVEGKFYLWCEPEIREVLNEEEAGLWIKAYGIETKGNLRDGISDKTLNMNIPFLKKSSKELSVETGIDEEVLRNILEASTKKLLAVRGKRTHPQRDEKILTDMNGLMIAALAKGARGFDNPAYVHYAEKAAAFILGQMRIDDGGLFHRYCDGQTAIPGFLDDYAFFIWGLIELYETTFDVKYLEAAISLNSYMTEHFHDNEAGGFFFTSDMQEEVLVRKKDLYDGAIPSGNSVAALNLIRLSKLTGNPGLEDMASKIAEAFSQQIMENPSAFTQFLAALDFMIGPSHEIVITGDDDSDDASEMIRALRRLYMPNTSIMFIPGDDCLDKIKKIAPFVSDMKMQPSMTIAYVCSGSTCLSPVYDMESLKALLEQ, from the coding sequence ATGAACAGGCTTTCAAATGAAAAGAGCCCTTACCTTCTGCAGCATGCGCAAAACCCCGTAGACTGGTACCCCTGGGGAGAAGAGGCCTTCGCAAAAGCCAGGAACGAAGACAAGCCCCTATTCCTTTCAATCGGCTATTCCACCTGCCACTGGTGCCATGTCATGGCTCATGAGTCTTTCGAGGATGAGGAGACGGCAAAACGGATGAATGAGGTTTTTATAAATATAAAAGTCGACAGGGAAGAGAGGCCGGATATCGACGGCATATACATGAGCGTTTGCCAGGGACTTACAGGCAGCGGCGGATGGCCCTTAACAATTATCATGACCCCCGATAAAAAACCCTTTTTCGCCGGCACATACTTTCCAAGGAAAACCGCACACGGTATTTTGGGAATGAACGATCTGATCGATAAGATCGAGGACCTCTGGAAAAACGAACGCGACGGCATCATTGAGTCGGCAGAGAATATAACAAACTGGCTCGGGCAGAAAAGGTATACATCATCAGGGAAAAACCCGGGAACAGACACGCTTAAAAAGGCTTTCAAAGAGCTTGATTCAAGGTATGACAGCAAGAATGGGGGATTCAGCCCCGCCCCAAAATTTCCCACCCCGCATCAGCTCACTTTTCTTTTAAGATACTACCGGCGCTTCAAGGACACATATGCACTGGATATGGTCGAAAAAACCTTGAATGCAATGTTTCATGGCGGCATTCACGATCATGTCGGGTCCGGTTTCCACCGCTATTCAACAGATGCAAAGTGGTTTGTCCCGCATTTCGAAAAGATGCTCTATGACCAGGCTTTGATCGCTTTCGCTGCGACGGAAACCTTCCTGGCCACTGGCAAGACCATTTTTGCGGATATCGCCAATGATGCACTCACCTATGTCATCAGAGATCTGCATTCGGATACAGGCGCCTTCTTCTCGGCAGAAGATGCCGACAGTGAAGGTGTCGAGGGAAAGTTCTATCTCTGGTGCGAACCTGAAATCAGGGAAGTTCTGAATGAGGAGGAGGCCGGACTCTGGATAAAAGCATATGGAATTGAGACCAAAGGCAACTTGAGGGATGGCATCTCTGATAAAACACTTAACATGAATATCCCCTTTTTGAAAAAATCATCAAAGGAACTTTCAGTCGAAACCGGTATTGATGAAGAAGTTCTAAGAAATATTCTTGAGGCATCAACAAAGAAACTCCTTGCAGTGCGCGGCAAAAGAACCCACCCTCAAAGGGACGAAAAGATCCTGACAGACATGAACGGGCTTATGATTGCCGCTCTGGCAAAAGGCGCCCGGGGTTTTGATAACCCGGCTTATGTTCATTATGCAGAGAAGGCAGCAGCTTTCATTCTAGGACAAATGCGCATAGACGACGGCGGACTTTTCCACAGGTACTGCGACGGACAAACTGCAATCCCGGGATTCCTTGACGACTATGCATTTTTCATATGGGGACTCATCGAACTTTATGAGACGACATTCGATGTAAAATATCTGGAAGCAGCAATAAGCTTGAACTCATACATGACAGAACATTTTCATGATAATGAGGCAGGCGGTTTCTTTTTTACATCGGATATGCAGGAAGAAGTCCTTGTGCGGAAAAAGGACCTCTATGACGGAGCAATACCTTCAGGCAATTCGGTTGCAGCACTCAACCTGATCCGCCTCTCGAAGTTAACAGGAAATCCCGGGCTTGAGGACATGGCCAGTAAGATTGCAGAAGCTTTTTCCCAGCAGATAATGGAAAATCCGTCGGCATTTACTCAATTTCTTGCTGCGCTTGATTTCATGATCGGGCCTTCACATGAAATCGTCATCACAGGCGACGATGACAGCGATGATGCTTCGGAAATGATCCGTGCACTGAGAAGGCTTTATATGCCCAACACAAGCATTATGTTTATTCCGGGAGATGACTGCCTTGATAAAATAAAAAAAATCGCACCATTTGTCTCTGATATGAAAATGCAACCTTCGATGACGATTGCATATGTCTGTTCAGGAAGCACATGCCTTAGTCCGGTTTATGACATGGAATCATTGAAGGCCTTGCTTGAGCAGTAA
- the tmk gene encoding dTMP kinase, whose protein sequence is MIITFEGGEGSGKTTQAALLKEYLEKQGRQVVSLREPGGSNLSEYIRKLFLAHPMDSMTELMLLLAARRNNISSVIMPALDAGKTVVIDRFIDSTLVYQGIAGGLGIENVRNLMKMTGTLIEPDLTFLLDIDPAIAYSRFMPADRLETRGIETQKIIRQGFLDICRGKRHHVIDAEKPEEKVFEEIEKVIPPDFIT, encoded by the coding sequence GTGATTATAACTTTCGAGGGCGGCGAGGGTTCAGGCAAAACAACCCAGGCCGCCCTGCTCAAAGAATATCTTGAAAAACAAGGCCGCCAGGTTGTCTCATTGAGGGAACCCGGCGGTTCAAATCTTTCTGAATATATCAGAAAACTCTTCCTTGCCCATCCGATGGATTCGATGACCGAACTTATGCTGCTGCTGGCGGCAAGGCGGAATAATATATCGAGTGTTATAATGCCTGCACTTGATGCCGGAAAAACTGTCGTTATAGACCGTTTCATTGATTCAACGCTTGTCTATCAGGGAATCGCCGGGGGGCTGGGGATAGAAAATGTCAGGAACCTGATGAAAATGACAGGTACACTGATTGAACCAGATCTTACATTTCTCCTCGATATTGACCCGGCAATCGCTTACTCACGTTTCATGCCGGCTGACAGGCTCGAGACGAGAGGCATCGAGACGCAGAAAATCATCCGGCAGGGATTTCTCGATATATGCAGAGGGAAAAGGCATCATGTGATTGATGCGGAAAAGCCTGAAGAAAAGGTATTTGAAGAGATCGAAAAAGTAATCCCACCTGATTTCATAACATAG
- the ppdK gene encoding pyruvate, phosphate dikinase, with product MAKKYVYLFGGRATKAEGSADMKALLGGKGANLAEMTNLSIPVPPGFTISTEVCSIYYETNGIPKEIKTQVKDALRKVEKIMGLSFGDPEAPLLFSVRSGARASMPGMMDTVLNLGINDETVQGLIKMSGNERFAWDCYRRFIQMYSDVVMEADSQELEEELEKMKTKKGVRLDTELDANDLKKLVKIFKEKVEKLTGNPVPSDPMEQLWGGINAVFRSWNTPRAITYRKLNNIPDSWGTAVNVQAMVFGNMGLSSATGVCFTRDPSTGEKIFYGEYLINAQGEDVVAGIRTPQPINEKGKRDKDQVSMEKAMPDQYKQLVEIYKTLEKHYKDMQDMEFTVQEGNLWMLQTRTGKRTAAAAVKIAADMVDEGLIDKEEAVLRIDPEQINQLLHPAIDPKAKRNVISKGLPASPGAAVGKVVFSSEDAEIEAKHGQKVILVRVETSPEDIHGMNVAQGILTARGGMTSHAAVVARGMGKCCVAGCSDLAVDYKKQVCTIGGNKIKKGDWLTLDGSKGEVILGQCPTVDPTLSGAFGTIMEWADKFRKLKVRTNADTPKDTRIAREFGAEGIGLCRTEHMFFEGNRILAVREMILAEDEKGRRKALSKLAPMQKGDFKGIFAEMDGFPVTIRLLDPPLHEFLPHTEEEMADVAKAMKKPVAEIKAKNEQLHEANPMLGHRGCRLGITFPEIYEMQVRAIMEAACECKKEGIEVEPEIMIPLVGAAKELEVLKDMTINVCEEVLKTYKLKLKYMVGTMIELPRAAVTADTIAKHAEFFSFGTNDLTQTTFGLSRDDAGKFLPVYVAKKILPADPFMTLDTEGVGELIRIGITKGRSARENLKVGICGEHGGDPASVEFCHGVGMNYVSCSPYRVPIARLAAAQAALKANKK from the coding sequence ATGGCTAAAAAATACGTGTATCTTTTTGGCGGAAGGGCAACCAAAGCAGAAGGCAGCGCAGACATGAAGGCCCTTCTTGGCGGCAAAGGCGCAAATCTGGCTGAGATGACAAACCTGAGCATCCCTGTCCCTCCGGGATTTACTATCTCTACAGAGGTGTGTTCGATTTATTATGAGACGAACGGGATCCCGAAAGAGATAAAGACTCAGGTAAAAGATGCCCTCAGAAAGGTTGAGAAGATAATGGGGCTTTCCTTTGGCGACCCGGAAGCACCGCTCCTGTTTTCCGTACGTTCGGGTGCCAGGGCGTCCATGCCGGGTATGATGGATACTGTTCTCAATCTGGGAATAAATGATGAAACCGTACAGGGACTCATCAAGATGAGCGGCAACGAGCGTTTTGCATGGGATTGTTACAGAAGGTTCATTCAGATGTATTCCGATGTCGTCATGGAAGCCGATTCGCAGGAGCTTGAAGAAGAGCTCGAGAAGATGAAGACGAAAAAAGGGGTCAGGCTTGATACGGAGCTCGATGCCAACGATCTTAAGAAGCTTGTGAAGATATTCAAGGAGAAAGTTGAAAAGCTTACTGGCAATCCTGTACCCTCCGACCCGATGGAGCAGCTCTGGGGGGGTATCAATGCGGTCTTCAGATCATGGAACACACCGCGCGCCATTACATATCGCAAACTGAACAACATTCCGGACTCATGGGGTACTGCTGTAAACGTGCAGGCTATGGTATTCGGGAACATGGGTTTAAGCTCCGCCACAGGCGTATGCTTTACCCGCGACCCGTCAACGGGCGAGAAGATATTCTACGGTGAATACCTGATAAATGCACAGGGCGAGGATGTTGTTGCCGGCATACGCACGCCTCAGCCCATTAACGAGAAGGGCAAGCGTGACAAGGACCAGGTATCAATGGAAAAGGCCATGCCGGACCAGTACAAACAGCTTGTAGAAATATACAAGACCCTCGAGAAGCACTACAAGGATATGCAGGACATGGAGTTCACGGTCCAGGAAGGCAACCTGTGGATGTTGCAGACGAGGACCGGAAAACGCACGGCCGCGGCTGCCGTTAAGATTGCGGCCGACATGGTCGACGAGGGGCTTATAGACAAGGAAGAGGCTGTTCTCAGGATCGATCCGGAACAGATAAATCAGCTCCTGCACCCGGCAATAGATCCGAAGGCGAAGAGGAATGTAATCAGCAAGGGCCTGCCGGCGTCCCCGGGCGCTGCGGTCGGCAAGGTGGTATTTTCCTCTGAAGATGCTGAAATCGAAGCGAAGCACGGCCAGAAAGTCATTCTTGTCCGCGTAGAGACATCACCTGAAGACATCCACGGCATGAACGTAGCCCAGGGCATTCTAACAGCAAGGGGCGGCATGACATCGCATGCTGCGGTTGTCGCACGCGGCATGGGCAAATGCTGTGTTGCCGGCTGCAGCGATCTTGCTGTCGATTACAAGAAGCAGGTCTGCACCATCGGCGGGAACAAGATAAAGAAGGGAGACTGGCTTACGCTTGACGGATCCAAAGGCGAAGTCATCCTGGGGCAGTGTCCGACTGTTGATCCCACTCTTTCCGGCGCATTCGGCACCATCATGGAGTGGGCGGACAAGTTCAGGAAATTGAAGGTCAGGACAAATGCCGATACGCCAAAGGATACCAGAATTGCCCGCGAATTCGGCGCCGAAGGAATCGGGCTGTGCCGCACCGAGCATATGTTCTTTGAAGGCAACCGCATCCTTGCAGTACGCGAGATGATTCTGGCCGAAGACGAAAAAGGCCGAAGAAAAGCGCTTTCCAAACTGGCGCCGATGCAGAAGGGCGACTTCAAGGGCATATTTGCAGAGATGGACGGTTTCCCCGTGACCATAAGGCTCCTCGACCCGCCGCTTCATGAATTTCTGCCGCATACGGAAGAAGAAATGGCCGATGTCGCCAAGGCAATGAAAAAGCCTGTTGCCGAAATAAAAGCCAAGAACGAACAGCTCCATGAGGCGAACCCGATGCTGGGCCACAGGGGCTGCAGACTGGGGATTACCTTCCCTGAAATATATGAAATGCAGGTAAGGGCCATAATGGAAGCGGCATGTGAATGCAAAAAGGAAGGCATCGAGGTCGAGCCCGAAATCATGATCCCGCTTGTCGGAGCGGCAAAAGAGCTCGAAGTGCTGAAGGATATGACAATAAACGTCTGTGAAGAGGTGCTGAAGACATACAAGCTGAAGCTGAAATATATGGTGGGAACGATGATAGAACTTCCAAGGGCAGCGGTCACTGCGGATACGATTGCAAAACATGCCGAGTTTTTCTCGTTCGGTACAAACGACCTGACGCAGACGACATTCGGCCTGTCGCGTGATGATGCAGGCAAATTCCTGCCAGTATATGTGGCCAAGAAGATACTCCCCGCAGATCCTTTCATGACGCTTGATACTGAAGGCGTGGGTGAATTGATAAGGATAGGGATTACAAAAGGCCGGTCTGCACGGGAAAACCTCAAGGTGGGAATCTGCGGAGAGCATGGCGGAGATCCGGCATCGGTCGAATTCTGTCATGGCGTCGGAATGAACTATGTAAGCTGTTCGCCCTACAGGGTTCCGATTGCAAGACTTGCGGCAGCCCAGGCTGCGTTGAAAGCAAACAAGAAGTGA
- a CDS encoding MotA/TolQ/ExbB proton channel family protein, producing the protein MSESKAGVNMDLATIIGLVVALGMILYGILMGSPLSLFWDLPSALIVIGGTLGIVFINFPLKDIGGVVGVIKNAFKASAYDSKGLITTFVTFATKARREGILALESAAVDIKDPFLKQGLELVIDGLEPQSIRDILESEMDNLVIRHRKGTDILNSIATYAPAMGMVGTLIGLVQMLQSMNDPSSIGPAMAVALMTTFYGALIANLFALPMAGKLSSRSSEEMLIRGIIVEGIMSISAGDNPRIVERKLHSYLAPRLREREKDKSREE; encoded by the coding sequence ATGAGTGAATCCAAGGCAGGTGTAAATATGGACCTTGCAACTATTATCGGACTTGTTGTCGCCCTGGGGATGATCCTCTATGGAATCCTCATGGGAAGTCCCTTGAGTCTGTTCTGGGACCTGCCGAGTGCGCTTATAGTAATCGGTGGCACACTCGGAATTGTATTCATCAATTTCCCGTTGAAGGACATAGGCGGTGTTGTCGGTGTCATCAAAAATGCCTTCAAGGCATCGGCTTATGACTCGAAAGGCCTTATAACCACATTTGTAACATTTGCCACGAAGGCCAGACGCGAGGGAATTCTGGCGCTTGAGTCAGCTGCGGTCGACATAAAAGACCCTTTTCTCAAGCAGGGGCTGGAACTGGTCATAGACGGCCTCGAACCCCAGTCGATACGTGATATCCTCGAAAGCGAGATGGACAATCTGGTTATCAGACACAGGAAAGGCACGGATATTTTAAACTCAATTGCCACATATGCCCCTGCAATGGGAATGGTAGGGACCCTGATCGGACTTGTCCAGATGCTGCAGTCCATGAACGACCCGTCGAGCATCGGGCCGGCAATGGCCGTGGCCCTGATGACGACGTTTTACGGCGCCCTTATCGCCAACCTCTTCGCACTGCCAATGGCAGGGAAACTTTCCTCCCGCTCAAGCGAAGAAATGCTGATAAGGGGCATCATTGTTGAAGGTATCATGTCCATATCTGCAGGCGACAATCCGAGAATAGTCGAAAGGAAGCTGCACTCGTATCTGGCGCCAAGGCTGAGGGAACGGGAGAAAGACAAATCCAGGGAAGAATGA
- a CDS encoding OmpA family protein → MNHSAHNLSQRRRSNTVIMTSISLLLMSFFVVLASISIPDVRKARLGISSIAEGFGMVPSQTIGFKRISMTEADVLDIIRFRKALQAEGIMMGTGVYSTPLGTTLAIKGSLLFDKDSAGLKSDYLEKIDAIASLIKDIPNEIIITGFTDSRPVETASFGSNWTLSAARAMAVMNYLAEKGIDYKRMRAYGMGPEHPISSNSTEAGRNINSRVEITIAGGTKSQTDVKMKELDKEKMNLPPVYHYKGYEIPIEAN, encoded by the coding sequence ATGAATCACAGCGCACATAATCTATCTCAAAGAAGAAGATCGAATACTGTAATCATGACATCAATCAGTCTTCTTCTGATGAGCTTCTTTGTCGTGCTTGCATCGATATCCATACCAGATGTCAGAAAAGCAAGGCTTGGTATCAGTTCTATAGCGGAAGGCTTCGGCATGGTACCGTCACAGACGATAGGCTTTAAGAGGATTTCCATGACCGAGGCCGACGTGCTTGATATAATAAGATTCAGAAAAGCCCTTCAGGCAGAAGGAATCATGATGGGCACTGGCGTCTATTCAACCCCTCTGGGAACAACCCTTGCCATAAAAGGGAGCCTGCTTTTCGACAAGGATTCCGCGGGCCTTAAATCCGATTACCTTGAAAAGATTGATGCCATAGCTTCACTCATCAAAGACATACCGAACGAAATCATTATAACAGGTTTTACGGATTCCAGACCTGTCGAAACCGCATCATTCGGGTCAAACTGGACGCTCTCGGCGGCAAGGGCGATGGCTGTCATGAATTACCTCGCAGAAAAAGGCATAGATTATAAAAGAATGCGGGCTTACGGAATGGGTCCTGAACATCCGATATCGTCAAATTCAACCGAAGCAGGCAGGAATATAAATTCCCGGGTAGAGATCACCATAGCAGGAGGAACAAAGAGTCAGACTGATGTAAAGATGAAAGAACTCGATAAGGAAAAAATGAACCTGCCGCCGGTCTATCACTATAAAGGGTATGAAATACCCATCGAGGCAAACTGA
- a CDS encoding OmpA family protein, whose amino-acid sequence MHRVRNEETFLSISPQDSWRITFSDVITLLMTFFVMIVAMSGFNDKTIIKTISLNKDKDIVMNLHEKFLPPDAVMLQAAKSAFSVDLLDKILSSFPQDEGRFFISESERGTVLTISDPLVFEPEGAKLSNTALKYLQAIAASLKETQDFISIEGHTARSGNDEADSKLTLQMAASVLDYFIYESGMSPTRFSIAGYGSRRPAIYRNKQAMESRLEIVILKVRPYTETAGMASIQ is encoded by the coding sequence ATGCACAGAGTAAGGAATGAAGAGACTTTTCTCAGCATATCCCCTCAGGACAGCTGGAGGATTACATTTTCAGACGTAATCACTCTCCTTATGACCTTTTTTGTCATGATAGTGGCGATGAGCGGATTCAACGATAAAACTATAATTAAGACGATCAGTCTAAACAAGGATAAGGATATCGTCATGAATCTCCATGAAAAGTTTCTTCCACCTGATGCAGTTATGCTGCAAGCAGCTAAATCAGCTTTTTCGGTTGATCTTCTTGATAAAATATTATCGTCATTTCCCCAGGACGAAGGAAGATTCTTTATTTCAGAAAGCGAGCGCGGAACGGTTTTAACCATATCAGACCCTTTGGTATTTGAGCCGGAAGGGGCAAAACTCAGCAACACTGCATTGAAATACCTGCAGGCAATTGCAGCTTCACTGAAAGAGACTCAGGATTTTATTTCAATAGAGGGACATACCGCAAGATCAGGAAATGATGAAGCGGATTCGAAGCTAACGCTGCAGATGGCTGCTTCCGTCCTTGATTACTTTATTTACGAATCCGGCATGAGCCCTACAAGATTCAGTATTGCAGGCTATGGCAGCAGAAGGCCTGCCATTTACAGGAACAAACAGGCAATGGAATCGCGTCTGGAAATAGTAATTCTTAAGGTAAGACCTTATACCGAGACAGCCGGTATGGCATCAATACAATAG
- the fliM gene encoding flagellar motor switch protein FliM, with product MGQILTQEEVDALLRGMEGGDISRERADSGKRNEAWITRPYDFASHDKIVRGKLPQLDAVNERYCRLFRVRLSNMLRKMGTISYASLETLSLGNFMRSVSVPSSINIIRSEKFNISGLVILETKLVISLIDLFFGGKGGAGSGYKMEGREFTSIEQSMLEKVAVGAVKDLNEAFKPVADLDLVYVRNESNPQFTGILKDNDTVIVAEFEAGLEHVSGSVMVCLPYTLIELIKPGFGAGASGSPSSSADRKWTEQFMGHLNSVPVEISVRLGNSRLTGRQIANLKKGDVIMLDNSPDGEVEVNVQGETKFYGRAGTLGKNLAVEIIRACKGKA from the coding sequence ATGGGACAGATATTGACTCAGGAAGAGGTCGACGCCCTTTTAAGAGGCATGGAAGGCGGAGATATATCCCGGGAGAGAGCGGACAGCGGGAAACGTAACGAGGCATGGATCACCAGACCATATGATTTTGCATCGCATGACAAGATCGTCCGGGGAAAACTGCCGCAGCTGGACGCTGTCAATGAAAGGTATTGCAGACTTTTCAGGGTAAGGCTTTCAAATATGCTCAGAAAGATGGGAACCATCTCCTATGCCTCTCTTGAAACGCTCAGTCTGGGCAACTTCATGCGCTCAGTTTCAGTACCCTCAAGCATCAACATAATACGCTCTGAAAAGTTCAATATCAGCGGGCTTGTAATACTTGAAACCAAACTCGTCATTTCCCTTATAGATCTTTTCTTCGGCGGAAAAGGCGGTGCAGGAAGCGGTTATAAAATGGAAGGACGGGAATTCACTTCCATCGAGCAGAGCATGCTCGAAAAAGTGGCCGTAGGAGCGGTAAAGGATCTCAACGAGGCATTCAAACCTGTTGCGGACCTCGATCTTGTATATGTAAGGAACGAGTCCAATCCTCAGTTTACAGGAATCCTCAAAGATAACGACACTGTAATAGTAGCCGAATTTGAAGCAGGTCTTGAACATGTCAGCGGTTCGGTCATGGTTTGCCTTCCTTATACGCTGATAGAGCTTATAAAACCGGGTTTCGGCGCAGGGGCGTCAGGTAGTCCATCATCATCCGCCGACAGAAAATGGACCGAACAATTCATGGGTCATCTCAACTCCGTACCGGTGGAAATATCTGTCAGACTGGGCAATTCCAGACTGACAGGGAGACAGATTGCAAACCTCAAGAAAGGTGATGTCATAATGCTTGATAATTCACCCGATGGCGAAGTCGAAGTAAACGTGCAGGGTGAGACCAAATTTTATGGCAGGGCGGGAACTCTGGGGAAAAATTTGGCGGTTGAAATAATCAGGGCTTGTAAGGGGAAAGCATAA
- the fliN gene encoding flagellar motor switch protein FliN, which yields MEDEDRIFESAGNVDEVQSLLSRDRADELSFTEIDKESGDAHRIREKLDDTLEEPKFRELKKTSLEKERPRELDFVLDIPLEISVEIGRTRMLIGDMLKLGQGSVIELNKLSGEPVDIFVNSRLIARGEVLVSGDKFGVRVIDIISPTERVKRLG from the coding sequence ATGGAAGACGAAGACAGAATATTTGAGAGCGCGGGAAATGTTGACGAGGTCCAGTCATTGCTGTCGAGGGATCGGGCTGATGAACTGAGCTTCACTGAAATTGACAAGGAATCAGGTGATGCGCACCGGATAAGAGAAAAGCTTGACGATACGCTTGAAGAGCCGAAATTCAGGGAACTCAAAAAGACATCCTTAGAAAAAGAGCGGCCTAGAGAGCTGGATTTCGTTCTGGATATACCCCTTGAAATTTCTGTTGAGATAGGCAGGACCCGGATGCTGATAGGTGATATGCTTAAGCTCGGGCAGGGTTCGGTGATTGAACTGAACAAGCTTTCCGGCGAACCGGTCGATATATTCGTAAACAGCAGGCTCATTGCACGCGGTGAGGTTCTCGTTTCAGGCGACAAATTCGGCGTAAGGGTAATTGATATAATAAGCCCCACGGAAAGGGTGAAAAGACTCGGATAA